A stretch of the Archangium violaceum genome encodes the following:
- a CDS encoding superoxide dismutase family protein, which translates to MKKWVDVGVRETVLSVALALAACGGGAEATTSLESRSGSTTTGTATFREDGDQVTLTLEVSGATPGKHGAHIHQIGDCSAPDASSAGGHWNPTSHPHGPPDAEHHLGDLGNIEIGQDGKGTLKLSKTEWKIGDGSANDVVGKALVIHSGEDDLVTDPAGNSGSRVACGVIAKKE; encoded by the coding sequence ATGAAGAAGTGGGTCGACGTCGGCGTTCGTGAAACCGTCCTCTCGGTGGCGCTCGCTCTCGCCGCATGCGGCGGTGGGGCTGAGGCCACCACCTCCCTGGAGAGCCGCAGCGGCAGCACCACCACCGGCACCGCGACCTTCCGTGAGGACGGTGACCAGGTGACGTTGACGCTGGAGGTCTCCGGCGCCACCCCAGGCAAGCACGGCGCCCACATCCACCAGATTGGGGATTGCAGCGCTCCCGACGCCAGCAGCGCGGGCGGCCACTGGAACCCCACGTCCCATCCCCATGGACCGCCCGATGCCGAGCACCACCTGGGTGATCTCGGAAACATCGAGATCGGCCAGGACGGCAAGGGCACACTGAAGCTCTCCAAGACGGAGTGGAAGATCGGCGATGGCTCCGCCAATGACGTCGTGGGCAAGGCCCTCGTCATCCACTCGGGTGAGGACGATCTCGTCACGGATCCCGCGGGCAACTCGGGGAGCCGCGTGGCTTGCGGCGTCATCGCCAAGAAGGAGTAG